The proteins below are encoded in one region of Leptospira noumeaensis:
- a CDS encoding HD domain-containing phosphohydrolase: protein MSTNDTNIVPRDKLAKFELTEESLNSFRKNSNIPLDLYNKDGQILIHKKRNPTEADFGKLLKFEMQGVYFLISELKKSKAPGQNDHSYLEPGRTTKLFDQEKTSRFAKQSQALIEDLRKTSFSSDQAVFVQNSVNELLTDFTSNPDFELGIFNILEILGVAGVSVESELMTKRTVVAMGMKVRTKKIVNEGKEESNKKDHLSLMMASYLADVGYSRLDIKNNPKLTKEEYAVVQQHPIISYLMTLPAPEIDSHVRTLILNHHRPYRGNGVNNNFPDPRSLFTKLMSVRDKYNKDVGKERITQDIELQLHLQENNVTSASFEEDIAILSLASEYASLTSNQPWRPAFKSSTALKMILNDSFFSYSNKNIRHLLDYVGSSLTNNENIVNFGDFVITASVDSERRAHFDICIVLEVGRYQTRPKLQRICSINPIFQKGNKFKIADFDLQSIKIDRRKAIMDLALQAGTSRVIYIIDPELNPALHEAVYKINMAS, encoded by the coding sequence ATGAGCACTAACGATACAAACATAGTACCTCGAGATAAGCTCGCCAAATTTGAGTTAACTGAAGAGTCTTTAAATAGTTTCCGTAAAAATAGCAATATTCCACTCGACCTTTACAATAAGGACGGACAAATCCTCATTCATAAAAAAAGAAACCCTACTGAAGCTGATTTCGGAAAACTACTAAAGTTCGAAATGCAAGGGGTTTACTTTCTTATTTCAGAGTTAAAAAAATCAAAAGCTCCAGGTCAAAACGATCATAGTTATTTAGAACCAGGTCGCACAACCAAACTATTTGATCAGGAAAAAACCTCTCGCTTTGCGAAACAATCCCAAGCACTCATTGAAGACCTTCGGAAAACCTCTTTCTCTTCAGACCAAGCTGTTTTTGTACAAAACTCTGTGAACGAACTACTCACTGACTTCACAAGTAATCCTGACTTTGAACTAGGGATTTTTAATATTTTAGAAATTCTAGGAGTGGCAGGAGTTTCTGTTGAATCAGAACTTATGACCAAACGCACAGTCGTTGCTATGGGAATGAAGGTTCGCACAAAAAAAATCGTCAATGAAGGAAAAGAAGAATCCAATAAAAAAGACCATTTGAGTCTTATGATGGCAAGTTATTTGGCAGATGTTGGATACTCAAGGTTAGACATCAAAAACAATCCAAAACTCACTAAAGAAGAATATGCTGTTGTCCAACAACATCCCATCATTAGTTATTTGATGACACTTCCTGCTCCGGAAATTGATTCCCATGTCAGAACATTAATTTTAAACCATCACAGACCCTATCGTGGCAACGGTGTGAACAACAACTTTCCAGACCCAAGGTCTCTTTTTACAAAACTTATGTCCGTCCGTGACAAATACAATAAGGATGTTGGAAAAGAAAGAATCACACAAGACATCGAACTCCAACTCCACTTACAAGAAAATAATGTAACCTCTGCTAGTTTTGAAGAGGACATTGCCATCCTTTCATTGGCAAGTGAATATGCATCCCTCACATCAAACCAACCGTGGAGACCAGCTTTTAAATCATCTACAGCTTTAAAGATGATTCTCAATGATTCCTTTTTCTCCTATAGCAATAAAAACATCAGACATCTTTTAGATTATGTAGGAAGTTCTCTCACCAATAACGAAAACATTGTAAACTTTGGAGACTTTGTCATCACAGCCTCCGTAGATTCTGAAAGACGAGCTCATTTTGATATTTGTATCGTGTTAGAAGTAGGTCGTTACCAAACAAGACCCAAACTCCAAAGAATTTGTAGCATCAATCCTATTTTTCAAAAAGGAAACAAATTCAAAATTGCAGACTTTGATTTACAGAGCATTAAAATTGATCGTAGAAAAGCAATTATGGACTTAGCTTTACAAGCGGGCACATCTCGTGTGATTTATATCATCGATCCGGAACTAAACCCCGCCCTCCACGAAGCCGTTTACAAAATCAATATGGCCTCTTAA
- a CDS encoding adenylate/guanylate cyclase domain-containing protein, translated as MFASIVRSIRSVYCIRDQFPRYMSELLFQEEQMGALFAVRFRYVIGVALVASAVANLSNTDSVYGYLINYVAIAFYFLNTFIHYQILKKSRGHWKTKYDYISLFIDNLLISVTIFNWYILKGDGNPNFLVKTPLVVFYLLPLSLSLFQYRFSLVNFSFVCFLISYYGFLFYALVDTNSVSSMDWHEYVLGDQIILSDASVTKPTVYLVLVFAISYAIFRSLRMLLKFAAAESQKTTLSRYFSPDLVSEIVSEPEVIAKGKRQKVTILFSDIRGFTQFSEPMDPEALSIFLTEFRRRMVRAIFKHNGSLDKFIGDAVMATFGTPTPSEIIGEDSKNAVLAAKSMLDELKSWNEERNSKGESEIKIGIGIHTGEVFCGSIGSEERMEYTVIGDTVNTASRIESACKDLGVSFLISEAVWLETGSPTGWDKKESVTLTGREQKIHLYAPSKI; from the coding sequence ATGTTCGCCTCGATTGTCCGTTCCATTCGTTCTGTTTATTGCATCCGAGATCAGTTTCCTCGGTATATGTCGGAACTTTTATTCCAAGAAGAACAAATGGGGGCTTTGTTTGCCGTTCGGTTTCGGTATGTGATTGGAGTTGCCCTCGTTGCCAGTGCGGTTGCCAATCTCAGCAATACAGATTCTGTGTATGGATATTTGATAAATTACGTAGCAATTGCATTTTATTTTTTAAATACATTCATCCATTATCAAATTTTAAAAAAAAGTAGGGGTCATTGGAAAACTAAGTATGATTATATTAGTTTGTTTATCGATAACTTACTCATCTCCGTTACCATTTTTAACTGGTACATTTTAAAGGGAGATGGAAATCCAAACTTCCTTGTCAAAACACCATTGGTTGTGTTTTATCTTTTGCCTTTGTCTTTGAGTTTGTTTCAATACAGGTTTTCACTCGTTAACTTTTCCTTTGTTTGTTTTCTCATCAGTTATTATGGATTTTTATTTTATGCCTTAGTGGATACAAATTCTGTCAGTAGTATGGATTGGCATGAGTATGTCCTCGGTGATCAAATCATTTTGTCGGATGCATCTGTTACAAAACCAACAGTTTACCTTGTTTTGGTTTTTGCGATTTCTTATGCGATCTTTCGTAGCCTTAGGATGTTATTAAAATTTGCGGCCGCTGAATCGCAGAAAACAACTTTATCTCGTTATTTTTCTCCAGATTTGGTATCTGAAATTGTTTCGGAGCCGGAAGTCATCGCTAAAGGCAAACGCCAGAAGGTTACCATTCTTTTTAGTGATATCCGAGGGTTCACTCAATTTTCAGAACCAATGGATCCAGAAGCGTTGTCAATTTTTTTAACAGAGTTTCGCCGCCGAATGGTGCGGGCCATTTTTAAACACAATGGAAGTTTGGATAAATTCATTGGGGATGCGGTGATGGCAACATTTGGTACTCCCACACCTTCAGAAATTATTGGAGAAGATTCCAAAAATGCAGTTCTTGCCGCAAAGTCTATGTTAGATGAATTAAAAAGTTGGAACGAAGAACGAAATTCTAAGGGTGAATCAGAAATCAAAATTGGAATCGGGATTCACACAGGAGAAGTGTTTTGTGGGAGTATTGGATCGGAAGAAAGAATGGAATACACTGTGATTGGTGACACGGTGAATACAGCTTCTCGCATCGAATCTGCCTGTAAAGATTTGGGAGTTTCTTTTTTAATTTCGGAAGCCGTTTGGTTGGAGACAGGTTCGCCAACTGGTTGGGATAAAAAAGAATCTGTGACTCTTACCGGAAGAGAACAAAAAATTCATCTGTATGCACCAAGTAAAATTTAA
- a CDS encoding LIC10362 family protein: MWLLILHSFALLFFALLFAFRFRKLVPHPETNVLEQIQVATNDWKSTPHWVLLLTFILFLFYPLTLGFSFFLRTDANVVVVILWVIWAYNWSKYTFWRE; encoded by the coding sequence ATGTGGTTACTCATCCTCCATTCCTTTGCCCTACTGTTTTTTGCCTTACTTTTTGCTTTCCGATTTAGAAAACTTGTTCCCCATCCGGAAACAAATGTCCTCGAACAAATCCAAGTGGCCACAAATGACTGGAAATCCACTCCCCACTGGGTTCTCCTACTCACGTTTATCCTTTTCCTATTTTATCCACTGACACTCGGTTTTTCCTTCTTCCTCCGGACGGACGCCAACGTTGTAGTAGTCATCCTTTGGGTCATTTGGGCCTACAATTGGAGTAAATACACGTTCTGGAGAGAATAA
- a CDS encoding electron transfer flavoprotein subunit beta/FixA family protein, with the protein MKIVVLVKQVPDTETNIKVGDKSINEAGVKWIISPYDEFAIEEGIRIREKSGGEVIAVSLGPDRAVEALRTAYAMGVDRAVHVKVDDYVTFDSTYTSELLANLIKAENADVVIGGRQSIDTDSSQVVVQIAERLNVPHVAMALKLEFDGNKVTATREIEGGTEVVETTAPLAVTAQKGLNEPRYPSLKGIMSAKKKPVDVKKPEELGATGSKLEVVSLEPPPPRIAGRKLEAADAAGFASQLVKALREEAKVI; encoded by the coding sequence ATGAAAATTGTTGTTCTAGTTAAACAGGTTCCGGACACGGAAACCAATATCAAAGTCGGCGACAAATCGATCAACGAAGCTGGCGTAAAATGGATCATCTCTCCTTATGATGAATTTGCTATCGAAGAGGGAATTAGAATTCGCGAAAAAAGCGGTGGAGAAGTCATTGCAGTGTCCCTCGGCCCAGACCGCGCTGTAGAAGCACTTCGTACTGCCTACGCTATGGGTGTAGACAGAGCTGTTCATGTAAAAGTGGATGACTACGTAACTTTTGATTCTACATACACTTCCGAACTTCTTGCAAACCTCATCAAAGCTGAAAATGCAGATGTAGTGATTGGTGGACGTCAATCCATCGATACTGACAGCTCACAAGTTGTCGTTCAAATTGCAGAGAGATTGAATGTTCCTCACGTAGCAATGGCCCTCAAACTAGAGTTTGACGGAAACAAAGTTACTGCAACTCGCGAAATCGAAGGTGGAACTGAAGTAGTAGAAACAACTGCTCCTTTAGCTGTCACTGCTCAAAAAGGATTGAACGAACCAAGATACCCAAGTTTGAAAGGAATCATGTCTGCGAAGAAAAAACCGGTAGATGTTAAAAAACCGGAAGAACTCGGAGCAACTGGATCTAAACTCGAAGTTGTATCTCTTGAACCACCTCCTCCACGTATCGCTGGTCGAAAACTGGAAGCAGCAGATGCAGCAGGTTTTGCATCTCAACTTGTAAAAGCACTTCGCGAAGAAGCGAAGGTCATCTAA
- a CDS encoding electron transfer flavoprotein subunit alpha/FixB family protein yields the protein MADVLVVGELKNGELKKISKELTSAARKIADSIGGKVHTVIITENVDAFAGDLKAVGADTVIGANLGEFTPEGYANGIFAIIQEKKPAVVLLPHSAQGKEYSARVAIKANAGIVADAVALSVDGGKVVAKKPIYSGKAYANFKVTSDIQIFTVRANSQEVTPKDGAGAVEKSGAAAGEVRTKSLSKDLSGGNKVQLADASIIVSGGRGIKGPENWPIIQDLADTLGAALGASRATVDAGWISHSHQVGQTGKTVSPNCYIACGISGAIQHLAGMGSSKYIVAINKDGDAPIFKVATYGVVADLFEVVPALTSEFKKVLG from the coding sequence ATGGCAGATGTTTTAGTAGTTGGTGAATTAAAAAACGGCGAACTTAAAAAAATCTCAAAAGAACTCACTTCTGCAGCTCGCAAAATTGCGGACTCCATTGGTGGCAAAGTTCATACAGTAATCATTACTGAAAACGTGGATGCGTTTGCAGGTGATTTGAAAGCGGTTGGTGCTGATACAGTAATCGGTGCAAACCTTGGCGAATTTACTCCTGAAGGTTATGCAAATGGAATTTTTGCAATCATCCAAGAGAAAAAACCAGCAGTGGTTCTTCTACCACACTCCGCACAAGGAAAAGAATACTCTGCAAGAGTAGCGATCAAAGCAAATGCTGGAATCGTTGCTGATGCGGTAGCTCTTTCTGTTGACGGTGGTAAAGTTGTTGCTAAAAAACCAATTTACTCTGGAAAAGCTTATGCAAATTTCAAAGTCACTTCCGACATCCAAATCTTTACAGTACGTGCTAACTCCCAAGAAGTAACTCCAAAAGACGGAGCGGGTGCTGTTGAAAAATCTGGTGCAGCTGCAGGCGAAGTAAGAACTAAGTCTCTCTCTAAAGATCTTTCTGGTGGAAACAAAGTACAACTTGCTGATGCTTCTATCATTGTGTCAGGCGGACGCGGAATCAAAGGACCAGAAAACTGGCCTATCATCCAAGACTTAGCAGACACACTCGGAGCAGCACTTGGTGCTTCTCGTGCGACTGTAGATGCAGGATGGATTTCTCACTCCCACCAAGTAGGACAAACAGGTAAAACTGTCTCCCCTAATTGTTACATTGCTTGCGGTATCTCCGGAGCCATCCAACACTTAGCGGGTATGGGATCTTCTAAATACATCGTTGCCATCAACAAAGATGGAGATGCTCCTATTTTCAAAGTAGCAACTTACGGTGTCGTTGCGGACCTTTTCGAAGTAGTGCCTGCACTTACTTCTGAGTTCAAAAAAGTATTGGGTTAA
- a CDS encoding LolA family protein: MRNFLPKFTIVLLFSVQTGYLWAEDGRDRLNAVIGKMNSLESFRASVTINGGLTGVVSFKSPNQLHARFSDGRIISSNGRILWFYNPDSSIAGKQDLKGVSGGLGGLLSGYENVSVSGRTFRLTSTTKRYNEIILVVSDNDLPRVLKMKRSDEEITEVAFSGIATNIGLGTGLFNFQPPTSSQIVENPLNQKE; this comes from the coding sequence TTGAGGAATTTCCTTCCCAAATTTACGATTGTTCTCCTTTTCTCTGTCCAAACGGGTTACCTTTGGGCAGAGGATGGAAGAGATCGCCTGAATGCCGTCATAGGCAAAATGAATTCTCTCGAAAGTTTTCGCGCCTCTGTCACCATCAACGGTGGCCTAACGGGTGTCGTATCTTTCAAAAGCCCAAACCAACTCCATGCTCGTTTCAGTGACGGACGGATCATTTCCTCGAACGGCAGGATTTTATGGTTTTATAATCCAGACTCATCCATAGCAGGAAAACAAGACCTAAAAGGTGTTTCCGGCGGACTCGGTGGCCTACTTTCCGGATACGAAAATGTGTCGGTAAGTGGAAGAACTTTTCGTCTTACTTCTACTACCAAGCGGTATAATGAAATTATCTTGGTTGTTTCCGATAACGACCTTCCCCGCGTACTCAAAATGAAACGTTCCGATGAAGAAATCACCGAAGTGGCCTTCTCAGGCATAGCTACCAATATTGGTCTCGGAACAGGACTATTCAACTTCCAACCTCCCACAAGCTCACAAATTGTTGAGAACCCTCTCAACCAAAAGGAGTGA
- the trpS gene encoding tryptophan--tRNA ligase — translation MRVLTGLQPSGKLHLGNYFSAIKKILDYQSKEDLFLFIANLHALTTFRSKEELRTFTIECAIDLLALGVDPKKSVFWVQSDVPQVTELTWYLSQSITVSQLQLAHSFKDKVAKGFVPGAGLFTYPVLMASDILLFSAEKVPVGKDQKQHLEFARDIAERFNTQFGQALIIPEPDIDENTATIPGVDGAKMSKSYQNTIDFFGTEKEIKKKVMSIVSDSKAVEDPKDPESSVIFQIHSLFLSPSEKTSQMEKYKRGGVGYGDLKKDLLESILNHFAPFRRKREELAQNLDYVHQVLKEGKEKAKIVAESKLEDVRKTLGIYPF, via the coding sequence ATGAGAGTCCTTACTGGATTACAACCATCAGGCAAACTTCATTTAGGTAATTATTTTTCTGCGATTAAAAAAATCTTGGACTACCAATCCAAAGAAGATTTGTTTCTCTTCATTGCCAATTTACATGCACTCACTACATTTAGATCTAAAGAAGAACTAAGAACCTTCACCATAGAATGTGCAATCGACTTACTCGCACTAGGTGTTGATCCAAAAAAATCCGTCTTCTGGGTTCAAAGTGATGTTCCCCAAGTGACTGAACTCACTTGGTATCTTTCTCAATCCATCACAGTGTCTCAATTACAACTGGCTCATTCTTTTAAAGACAAAGTGGCCAAAGGTTTTGTTCCAGGTGCCGGACTTTTTACTTATCCTGTGCTCATGGCAAGTGACATCTTACTTTTTTCTGCAGAAAAAGTTCCCGTAGGAAAAGACCAAAAACAACATTTGGAATTTGCTCGTGACATTGCCGAAAGATTCAACACTCAATTTGGACAGGCATTAATCATCCCAGAACCAGACATTGATGAAAACACAGCCACAATACCAGGTGTAGACGGGGCAAAGATGTCCAAGTCTTACCAAAACACCATCGACTTCTTTGGAACCGAAAAAGAAATCAAAAAGAAAGTGATGTCGATTGTGAGTGATTCGAAGGCCGTAGAAGACCCAAAAGATCCGGAATCCTCTGTTATCTTTCAAATCCATTCTCTTTTTCTTTCCCCTTCAGAAAAAACCTCCCAAATGGAAAAATACAAACGAGGTGGGGTGGGATATGGAGATCTCAAAAAAGATCTACTCGAATCTATCCTAAATCATTTTGCCCCTTTCCGGAGAAAACGAGAAGAACTGGCACAAAACTTAGATTATGTGCATCAGGTTCTAAAAGAAGGAAAAGAAAAAGCAAAAATCGTTGCAGAATCCAAACTTGAAGACGTTAGAAAAACTCTGGGTATCTACCCTTTTTAA
- a CDS encoding ComEC/Rec2 family competence protein yields MKPEIYLLPRSDFGWFCLGICNSAFFLKLGCQIPGFHSFLLLIFLSLFFLYSLLPQMATHRNDNRIYLCLISSLLFLLIANLQVSPSPRTINPSFRSYLESQIKKSPLSKFESRIVMGLVTGSTKEIPGSFKEMAKESGILHLFAASGLHLGIFIGSLQFIGNLCFTKNKWISLILSLGLGFIYLAALDFPVSFLRAYLFVFLSLTASLFYRKIGPADLLVISSACVAFFLFYDFLSIGFLLSFGAVFGIFFIKPCFDFCFLPKSKSFLKENLHLTLACSLCSFPVLVYYFRSFSFGGIGINFLLVPLAGILLPTLYLSLFLQSLVPTFLVESISSWIWVPASFELSLFLKLFSWISFHARGYQTWATVPTGLCLVSIFLIFCFTFYPKLKMKHIPILKFSLYLLPCLFFVLSYFFPREKIPGLETKSGKRNLSLRLEDHLYVFGKCDSKKILEPSPGSPPPKKISFESETCLQGILSQMSKYQITDVYWHGSKQELDWISHFQLPIKPVRTEILGASMNPGFSILRFDGNPKEVDQFLKQTKLVNQSQKDPNWKGVLLLDFPPWKKKEAKEWIQYQKLLGISTAWKMILVEDSFEIPLRHHLQYPDLL; encoded by the coding sequence ATGAAACCGGAGATTTACTTACTCCCCAGATCCGATTTCGGTTGGTTCTGTTTGGGAATTTGTAACAGTGCATTTTTCCTAAAACTCGGCTGCCAAATACCCGGTTTTCATTCTTTTCTCCTCTTAATCTTTCTCTCTTTATTTTTCCTTTATTCCCTCCTTCCTCAAATGGCAACGCATAGAAACGACAATCGAATTTATCTCTGTTTGATCTCATCCCTTCTTTTTTTGTTAATTGCTAATTTACAGGTTAGTCCAAGTCCAAGAACCATAAATCCCAGTTTCCGCTCCTATTTAGAATCCCAAATCAAAAAGTCACCACTTAGTAAATTTGAATCGCGAATCGTTATGGGTTTGGTCACTGGATCCACAAAAGAAATCCCAGGAAGTTTCAAAGAAATGGCAAAAGAATCTGGCATCTTACATTTGTTTGCTGCTTCTGGATTACATTTGGGGATTTTTATTGGTTCTTTACAATTTATAGGAAATCTCTGTTTTACCAAAAACAAATGGATTTCTCTTATACTTTCTCTAGGACTCGGTTTTATTTATTTGGCAGCTTTGGATTTTCCAGTTTCTTTTTTAAGAGCCTATCTTTTTGTTTTTTTATCTCTTACAGCTTCTCTGTTTTACAGAAAAATTGGGCCAGCAGATTTACTTGTGATCTCTTCAGCCTGCGTTGCCTTTTTCCTATTTTACGATTTTTTAAGTATTGGTTTTTTATTATCCTTTGGGGCAGTTTTTGGTATTTTTTTTATCAAACCCTGTTTTGATTTTTGTTTTCTTCCCAAATCCAAATCTTTTTTGAAAGAAAATCTCCACTTAACACTTGCTTGTTCCCTGTGTAGTTTTCCCGTTTTAGTTTATTACTTTCGGTCTTTTTCTTTTGGAGGGATTGGAATCAATTTTTTGTTAGTTCCATTGGCGGGAATTCTTTTGCCCACGCTGTATTTGAGTTTGTTTTTACAAAGCCTTGTTCCCACATTTCTTGTAGAATCAATTTCCTCTTGGATTTGGGTTCCGGCTTCTTTCGAATTATCCTTATTCTTAAAATTATTTTCTTGGATCTCTTTCCATGCCAGGGGTTACCAAACTTGGGCCACAGTCCCAACGGGACTTTGTTTGGTTTCTATCTTCCTCATTTTTTGTTTCACTTTTTATCCCAAACTCAAAATGAAACACATACCTATTTTAAAATTTTCTCTATACCTTCTTCCCTGTTTATTTTTTGTTTTATCGTATTTTTTTCCGAGAGAAAAAATCCCCGGTTTAGAAACCAAATCGGGGAAAAGAAACCTTTCTCTCCGCTTGGAGGATCATTTATACGTATTTGGGAAATGTGATTCTAAAAAAATATTAGAACCGTCACCCGGATCTCCACCACCGAAAAAAATATCATTTGAAAGTGAAACTTGTTTGCAAGGGATTCTTTCCCAAATGTCTAAATATCAAATAACGGATGTTTATTGGCATGGTTCCAAACAGGAATTGGATTGGATCTCACACTTCCAATTGCCCATAAAACCAGTAAGAACCGAAATCCTCGGAGCTAGTATGAATCCAGGTTTTTCCATCCTTCGTTTTGATGGGAACCCCAAAGAGGTAGACCAGTTTCTAAAACAAACAAAACTTGTTAATCAATCACAAAAGGATCCTAATTGGAAAGGAGTTTTACTTTTGGACTTTCCTCCATGGAAAAAAAAGGAAGCGAAAGAATGGATCCAATACCAAAAACTACTTGGGATTTCCACTGCCTGGAAAATGATACTCGTTGAGGATAGTTTTGAAATCCCCTTACGCCACCATCTCCAATATCCAGACCTTCTTTGA
- the rsmA gene encoding 16S rRNA (adenine(1518)-N(6)/adenine(1519)-N(6))-dimethyltransferase RsmA, with translation MKSPYATISNIQTFFEAKGIRAQKKFGQNFLIDQNIVNFIVNSTESLLTKDITLAEIGIGLGTLTYPVLGLDKKTYLFEIDHAYIQLAKEEILPKFPKALLFEGDALENLFHIYQENVFVFGNLPYHLTTEIINTLVIHCRNFQGGIFMVQKEFAERLVKETSSLSVFLSAFCDVKYLKTVHKNCFFPIPKIHSALILLKPKSQSKPMEWRLETEREIELWSRMLRTLFWGKRKQIQVSLRESPFSEDPVFREALGKAIQSAGVPPTARPEELNREQFLTLGQHLLDHLSK, from the coding sequence TTGAAATCCCCTTACGCCACCATCTCCAATATCCAGACCTTCTTTGAAGCCAAAGGCATAAGGGCCCAAAAGAAATTTGGACAAAACTTTCTCATTGACCAAAACATAGTCAATTTCATTGTGAACTCCACCGAATCATTGTTAACCAAAGATATCACTTTGGCAGAAATTGGAATTGGTCTCGGAACTTTAACCTATCCCGTCCTCGGTTTGGACAAAAAAACCTACCTTTTTGAAATCGATCATGCCTACATCCAATTGGCTAAGGAAGAAATTTTACCTAAATTTCCCAAAGCACTGTTATTTGAAGGGGATGCATTAGAAAATCTTTTCCATATCTATCAGGAAAATGTTTTTGTATTCGGGAACTTACCATACCACCTAACAACAGAAATCATCAACACCCTTGTCATTCATTGTAGAAATTTCCAAGGGGGAATTTTTATGGTGCAGAAAGAATTTGCAGAACGCCTTGTGAAAGAAACTTCGTCTTTATCTGTATTTCTCTCTGCGTTCTGTGATGTGAAGTATCTGAAAACTGTGCATAAAAACTGTTTTTTTCCAATCCCCAAAATCCACTCGGCCCTCATCCTTTTAAAACCCAAAAGCCAATCAAAACCAATGGAATGGCGACTAGAAACAGAAAGAGAAATAGAACTCTGGTCACGGATGTTACGCACTCTCTTTTGGGGGAAACGAAAACAAATCCAAGTAAGCCTCAGAGAATCACCTTTTTCGGAAGACCCAGTGTTTCGTGAAGCACTAGGAAAAGCCATTCAGTCAGCAGGGGTTCCACCTACGGCAAGACCTGAAGAATTGAACCGTGAACAATTTCTGACTTTGGGTCAACATTTGCTTGACCATTTGTCAAAATGA